From Halorientalis litorea:
CGTTGTTGAAGCCGACGTTGCTGGCGGGGGCGTCCACGCTCCCCTCGACGGCGGGAATCAACGCGTGGAGCGCGTCGTACAGTGCCCGCGCGGTGTCGTCGGGGAGGTCGTTCAGTCGCTCGTGGTGGGCCTTCGGGATGACGAGTGTGTGTCCCGGCGCGAGGGGGTTCGCGTCGAGGAAGGCGAACACGTCCTCGTCCTCGTAGACGGTGTCGCTCGGTATCTCGCCTGCCACTATCTGGCAGAAGATGCAGTCCTCGGACATCGCCGGGGGTTCGACCGCACTCCTAAAAAGCGTGTGTGTGGCGAGGAGAAACACTAAAACACGAGTGTGCGATATGCCGTGTCATGGCAGGCAAGGAAGCGGTCATCGTAGACGCGGTGCGGACACCGTTCGGGAAGCGCGACGGCTCTTTCCGTGACACACACCCGCAGGATTTGGCGGCGGAACCACTGAAATCACTCGAAGAGCGCAACGACCTCGACGCGCCGAACACTGTCGAAGACGTCATCTACGGCTGCGTGACGCCGGTCGACGAGCAGGCACTCAACATCGCACGGCTGGCACCGATGGTCGCCGGGTGGGGCGACGACGTGCCCGGCGTCCAGTTGAACCGGATGTGCGGGTCGGGCCAGCAGGCTCTCAACTTCGCCGCCGCGAACGTCATGGCCGGACAGCACGACGTCCTCGTCGCCGGCGGCGTCGAACACATGACGCGTGTCCCGATGGGCTCCGACGGCCAGTCGGTGTCGCCGACGTACTTCGAGCACTTCGACGAGTTGACCACGCAGGGCGAGGGGGCCGAACGCATCGCCGAGGAGTACGGGTTCTCCCGGCAGGAACTCGACGAAATCGCCGTCGACTCCCAGACGCGCTGGAAGGAGGCGTGGGACGACGGCCGCTACGACGACCAGATTGCGCCCGTCGAGACCGAGGTCGACGGTGACGCCGTCACCGTCGAACAGGACGAACACCCCCGGCCGGGGACGGACGTGGAGACGCTGGGGTCGCTCCCGCTCTCGTTCCGCGCGGAGGGCAACGGCGTCCACCACGCCGGGAACTCCTCGGGCATCGTCGACGGCTCGTCGGCCCTGCTGGTCACGAGCCGTGAGGCCGCCGAGGAACACGGTTGGGACCCGATGGCGCGCATCGTCCAGACGGAAGCCGTCGGCGTCGACCCCGTGACGATGCTCACCGGCCCGATTCCGGCCACCGAGCAGGTGCTCGAACAGGCCGACATGGACATCGAGGACATCGACCTGTTCGAGGTCAACGAGGCGTTCGCCGCCGTCGTCGCCGCGTGGCTCGAAGAGACCGGTGCCTCGTGGGAAGACACGAACGTCAACGGCGGG
This genomic window contains:
- a CDS encoding HIT family protein, with product MSEDCIFCQIVAGEIPSDTVYEDEDVFAFLDANPLAPGHTLVIPKAHHERLNDLPDDTARALYDALHALIPAVEGSVDAPASNVGFNNGAASGQEVPHVHGHVIPRFEGDGGHPIHAVGGEAPDLSDDERGTIASDITDRL
- a CDS encoding thiolase family protein translates to MAGKEAVIVDAVRTPFGKRDGSFRDTHPQDLAAEPLKSLEERNDLDAPNTVEDVIYGCVTPVDEQALNIARLAPMVAGWGDDVPGVQLNRMCGSGQQALNFAAANVMAGQHDVLVAGGVEHMTRVPMGSDGQSVSPTYFEHFDELTTQGEGAERIAEEYGFSRQELDEIAVDSQTRWKEAWDDGRYDDQIAPVETEVDGDAVTVEQDEHPRPGTDVETLGSLPLSFRAEGNGVHHAGNSSGIVDGSSALLVTSREAAEEHGWDPMARIVQTEAVGVDPVTMLTGPIPATEQVLEQADMDIEDIDLFEVNEAFAAVVAAWLEETGASWEDTNVNGGAIAHGHPLGATGAALTTKLAHELQQTGDDYALSTMCIGFGQGIATILERV